TGTGGCTGTGAGTGGTTTTCTTTTTCATGATCATGTGGGTCATGCTCAGGACACGATCTGGCTAACCCCAGTCTGCCTAAAGcattattatgatgatgaatCCAGATGAATTAGACAGCGAGTCAGTGTGAATGCAACACAGCGGCAGACAATCTGGCTGAAACGAGGAAGAAACAGAAGTCGGCTGCTTAGATTGTATCTCAATTAATTATTCAAGGACCAGATTCTCTATCCAATGACCCCGGTAAAGAAGCACAAATTATTTAGCAAGCTGCCACATCAACGCTTGGTGTGAGGATGTGATGCATGGGCTCTCTCTGAGATAGCCTATCATAGTAGCTATGTGAACCTCTGTTCAGGCTACTTGCTGCGGGCCACACAGCCTCATGGGTATTGATGGCTGTATCAGGGTACAGGGGTAcagtttcttcctctctgtcacccaTCCAGCCTGTCCGCATCTGCTGAGTTCTGATAAGGAGGGTAAAATGTATGCCCTTGTAATCAACAGAGAGTAACAAAATCAGATATCTGGCCTGTTTGAAAAAGGTGACACAGGCCCACTGAGAACCGATACACAGAAGAGGGAACAGGGAGCATTTCAAATAGTTCTACAGAAGCAAACGTGTCGAAACACAAGCCCTACTCTGAAAGGATGACTGTGGCTTTTTATGTTCTTAGTTAATCTTGTGACTGAAGTATACTGCACATGTTTCATGTTCATATGGAACATgttgatttctgcagcagtgtcTTAAGACAATGGCTTGAACTTGGTGACATGCAGTGGAATGAGACAGCCACGTCTGACAGCATGATTGTCACCCTGTTATTTTTGTTGCTCTTAAAAAAAAGCTATATATTTTCCACAGCCACTCAAAATGTGTTATAATTTCAGAGTGtgccagagagggagaggccgggtgaggagagaggggacagactgtacacacacacacattgcgcAGGTGTATGCGTGTTTGTAAGTTGTGCGATGTGATAGAGAGTTAGCCTTGATCTTGTTAGTGGTGATTGGGGTCTCTGCGAGACCTCACACACTGGGCTGTGGGTGTAATTGGCCCTGGCAGGCCGGCCTGTAACCATGTGGAGACTTAGGGATGAGGAATGGGGAGGAGAGTAACGGGGCCTTTGTTTGTGGCAGCTGCCACATGTCTGCTTGTGTGGCAGTGCCGAGCTCCTGGGTGTGGAGGCTTGGCTGTGGGGAGATGATTGTTATAGCACTGGCGTTGGCTTTAAAAATGCCTTTTAATGGGAATGCATTTCACAGGCAGGATCAGCGAGGTCTGGGAAGTCAACATCACAGCGGCAGGGTACAGAAGTTCAGCATGTGCTTGTGACAATTCATCAGTGGAAACAGGCTGCCATCTGCTGCTGAATACAGGAATAGCAGATCAGCTGCTTGAATCTCTGCAGTCTCCCTTTTCACACGTTTGCTAAGACAAATATTGTCTCATATggatgctttaaaaacattcagaaaTCCTCCAGTTATGTGAAGGTAACCTAGATGCATTTTATTAATGCATGTGCACTTTGATATTTTCTTGCAGTTATTATTTAATTCACAGCTTAAACTTTACCTACTATCCCTTCATTTCATCTATGCTTATTGCCTTTCCAGCCAGTAATTCTGCttgtaaacaaacattacacATATGTCATCAGCTGTGTAACTGTGGTTGTAAAGTACCTTAATTAAAGATCTGTTCAATACTTGACCTTTTCCAATCACCTCAAGCACTTTCAACGCTTTTTCTAAATGAACAAATGAATTATGCAGTAACACAGGCTAAGCCAACAAAAGGCATTTGCTGCCTAATGTGTTTGCCTAAATAGCAGTGAAGAGCTGGCCTACCTTTTAAGTGGATAAGGTACCTCTGTTCGGCTTGCGGTAAGTGTCTCGTTTAATTTAATTCAATAATCCTGATAGGCCTAAATGAAATAAATCCCTTTTGGGACATCCATTCCTTGAGTAGTGAGATAATTTAAAATGAGgttcacagagaaaaaattAGGACATTATGGTTGATTGAGCTTTTACAAAAAGCAGAAATATTAATACAGAGATATTCTCTATGTTTATAATTTTGCAATAATGAATGAAGGCATCCATGTGGAAAACAATCAGAGCTCAAAACGGATGACAGTGATTGTGAGGCTTAGTGAAAGAATGCATTAGCATTTTCACACACTCCCGATGCAAATTGTTTCACTTAAACTTTTTAAATACCATTTTGTGTTCTGACTTAATTTTAATAAGTTTGCCGATAAGGAAGCATAAGCATGGACTTGAAAGGCAGATCGTGAGCCTCTGCAACACATTTATTTGATTCATGAGAGGAAAATGGAAAATTGAAAAGAATGAAAGAACATGATCTTCTCTGAGAAATAATCAATTTTGTGCTGAATTGagattatttaaatataataaaaaaaaatatccatatCAGACATTAATTTGAATTCAATATAGATGCTTGTATAATTGAATGCACTACTCCGCGCAAATTAAAATGGGCCTTTCTGGAGCCTGGCGCTAGATTGAAAATGTACTCATACCCATCCAGTTTGGTTTGGGCTGAAATCCATTTATTGGATGTGTTTGGTGGCTAAActaagtgtgtttgtgcaacacTCAGCAAAAGGTTTTTTTCAGCTTAGATTCAAACACATTAGAGATTAGATTACAGTAACACTTTATGTATTAACTTAATCTTTAAAAGACAATAACTTAAATGGTGCTAAAACACATGAACGCGCTTTATATCACAAGGATTTCAATTCATTAAGTGTGTAGTCTTAGAAAACCTGCCAATGATCTCACTCTAAATAATGGACCTACTGTAAGTCTAATTCTTCTGTTCCTGTGCTGTACCTGCTCATTAGCACAGtgaactgtttttatttaaccctGTCTTCCCTCCTTCCTCACAGGCTTATCACTTGTTTCAGGCAAGTGCAGCCTCTTGTAAGTCAAATTGATTGAGTCGTCCTTGAACATCTGTTGTTCAGCCAAGCCTCAAAGGTAATCCCGCTAATGGCCCTCTAAGCTatccacataaacacacacataaataaaaatgtttccaaAGAGATTTGGTCATTGAGTTGCTGCTAATCAATTCTGCTGCCGCATCTGTTGATGAAGGTTTGGGAAGTACAGAGCGAGATATATGTAGCGATCAATGCCTGGCACTGGGCTGACTGGGCAGTGAGTGACAGTCACAGTTCCACTGGGAGtcaacatttacacacagatgGACCGGGCCTGTCGGATGTCTTGGCAAAAGgctgctgtatgtacacacactgaaacactgaccGACAGAATGTTGTCCATCAATGACACAAGAGGGAAAAATTATGGGCTTGTGTGAAGCCGAGACGGTAGAGCGAAGGAATGACATTCCATAATTTGAGCTGCTAAGCTCTGGCACAGACTGATATGACTGCTGTTGGATGAATGCCCCTTTATGAAGCCAGTGTTTCAACCATTTAGAGGGAAAATGTGGTAAGGCTGTTCAGATAGCTAGCCCTGTAGAGTTTTTTATATCCACATGTTGCAGTTTAATCTTAACAAGCACAATAATTCAACTCATCCCCACACAAAGAATTGCTTAAGGCTAAAGATTAAAAGTCTGCTAAAAGAGGTCCAAGCCTAGACTTGGACAATAGTTAGAGGTATACATATCCTGTAATACAAGTTACTAGGGAAACAAgtttctccaccattttcttagctttcttctccaccattttctgaTCATCCTCTCCATGCTTCCAAAAGTAGCACCATTAATCATTATACACCTATCCAGCACTTGGCTTAATTGATTATTTAAAATGCTCCCATCCAGTTTGGTTGAAGTATATTTCTACtcatgacaaacacaaaagaccTGAAGCATACCTGCTGCTTTTTCAGCGTGTTACCCATGGGGAGAAATTTCTCCAACACCTGGGCTTACAGCTAGAAAAATATCTGCATATGACAGACCAAGCTGGGCTTTTTTGGATCACTTCTGCTGCCAAGCAATATTCATAAATGTAATTTCCAATCTGCTCTCCTTTTATTAGTTTGGGTGTTATTAAATGAGATTGCTTCAtcttaatataatatatttccTGGACCCGTGAATGTGGCTAGGAGCTGATATTCAAATTCAATAACATGGCCTGTACTTAGTGCATGCCACTAATAAATGCCAATGTGTGACGCATATGAAGAAGGGGCTCAGCGTGGAAGTCACAGCAGGCAATAATAATGCTGTGAATGTCCTTCAGAGGTGAGACATGCCTCTCTCCACCCCTGTGCAGTACTGCTTATAGACCTGAGAAAGCCCAGGTGACCTACATACAGAAATCGACAGGAGGGGAGCGATGAGGAGAGGCGGCCGCTCATACAAGTTATATTTCCCTGAATTTTATTAACCAGACTAGACAAATCCCCGAGCAATGTATACACTAGTGGTGATACCGCCTGCCAGAGAGAGGACTGTGTAAACTGCAAAGGTGTGAATGACCTTTAACCTCTCTACTGGACGCTGAACAGACGGCCCTGTTGGGTCCAACCTGGAAAAGACATCAGTACTATTTGATGTAGgaggaaaataaacacagtgtATGACCAAGCAGCTACACTGAACTGGCTTGCTTGGTCACAGTTTCTCACCTCTTGGCCTCTGCAGGGTTAAAACTTGATGTCTCTCAATTTTTCCTATTTTATCACCGGAACCTGACAACTGCTCTTGCAAAGGTTGCAGCTTAGGAAGCTTAGCTGCAGCAGCGAGTGACCTTTACTTTTATTATGAATATTTCtctttcatcattattatagaGTGAAATCTATGCATATGATCAGCACAATGGATTTCTTTTTCATTAGTTGTGTAAAATGCCAGTCAGTGAATAgaggggcagcaggggctgcCTGCCAGACTAGCACCCCTCCTTCTACTCCTACACTGGAGGGATCTGACGTTGGAATTAATATGCGTAGAGCTTTTCCTTCTCTGTATGTTGGCTGAGGTTTTCCAGGCAACTTTATCAGGGGGGTAACATTATCGAGAGCTttgccaagagcttcttcatcATGCTCACATTCGAGCCTGCCCAACACTTGTCACTGTCAATCACAAGGTGATAATACACAGATGATTCTCTCATTTGGTTTAATAAAATCTCCAGGCTTATTTGAACTGCAGTCATTACAGCAAATAATTGCTGCATTGAGGTTTTAGCCAGGCCATAGCCCCAGGGATAAGGAAAGACTATTGCTATATGAAGGatttggctgatgttttttttaacctttactCCCCATATTTCTAAAATGAATATTAAATTTGATTCTAGATTTGGCTTTCTTTATACAAACTAACATTGTTATTACATATTATCTGTATGTGGAgtcatctgttttctttttttttatctatgtACTGTCAAGACAGGTTTCACCAGGGACTGCCGATTGTCATTTTTAACTGTCATTTTAACCAAATTGTAGATCTGAATTACAGGGCCGAAAACTCTCTGAAGAAGAGGACCTACAGAGGGGACCATATTTCATCTTAAATCTGAATTCTAGTGCCAGATGAAAGTCTGCTGAACCAATAACATATAAATATTTAAGACaggaacagacagacaaaaacactctATTGCACCTTTATTCTGTTTGACAAGTTTATATATTTAAGACTCTGATGCTGAAAATATGTTTCTTATTTAAATGCATATTCTGAATTTACATctcaaatatattttaaatgttgcaAGGAATGCCTTTTGATgtcataacaaacaaaaaaaggtatATTTTTATAGACGCACTATATAAAAGCAAAAATTCAGCTCACACATATTTAATCAGGTAGTCCAATCTCCCTACTTTAATTACATTCATTAGTATATTTGTGACCAAACAAGGTCACAATAATTGATTGGATAAAGAATCAATTGCAAAGACAAAACTCATTACAAAAGCACTGGTGTGGATATTTGCACCCATGTTTGGGGTCAGACAGTTTATCTCAATGTCGATGAAGGCAAAGCAGGCATAAACTTATTTGTTTTGTGGTCGTCTTTGATTTGTACATGTCAAAAAAGTAATGGTGACCTTGCACTGTTGGCTGCCCCAATAAAGAAACAGGACACTAATTACCTTTGTCAGTGAAGTGTACTTGGGACAATATACAATCAGATAACAATAATGGAGTCAATAATTTGTATTTACTCTGAAACTTGGACAATGTCATTTCTCCCAATTAGTGCAGTCATCCATGcattaaattagtttttttttctctcacccaGAAAAATAATTAGGGGTAATTGTTAGAAAATCAATCACTCAACAGAATGAACTGCCATTGAAGCGTGGTCAGAACTAAAGAAATGTTTGACACAGATGGCTTGGATGCATTTTACACTTATGGGACCTTTTTTGTTCAGTACACCAAAACATTCAAATGAAGCCAATAGAGAAGCTGTATTTTCATTCTTATTTCAAGACAActattatttttaatacttaAATTACACTTGACTTGTCAAGATTACTTGATTGCACGCAAATATATATCAAGCTCACTAATGTAGGACAGAGAACTCGAACatggtctttatttttcttttattttcatatttggCCACTTTCCAGTGACATTgagttatttttgtgtgtgagtgagatgAAGTCATCCTTGTGCATTCCTGCAAGTAACACTTTGTCAAGTTTGTGCACGCATGAGTAAGATCAAGCTATCTCTGTGTGCAATGACTTAATCCTTGAGATCCTAGACATGGCGGTAGGATGAACAAACTCATCCATACGGCCGGCAACATCACTGGACAGAACATGGTAACGTTTGAATCAGTGAGAAACAGGAGGCCACTGAATAAAGAGTTCTCCATCATGGACCACCCATCCCACACACTTCACACCCACCACACTGTAAAGACAGCGGAGCTCATTCTCTACTAAATTCggtcagctctgctgtcataaAAAACATTTCAGGAAATCCCTCCTATATATTTtgtgttatatattttttatactgCAAGCATTTTAGGACTGCCTTATCACGTTTTATATTTTGACTTGTTAAATATTAtttgtattctattctattgtattctgctgctgtaacataacAACATCTGTGTCTATCTATCTTTCTGACCCTACAACAGGTTGCAAAGGTAATTTCACTCAATGTTCAATGTTGTAAAATCTCTACGTGTCAAATGTTTATGATCCCACATACTGTCTCGCTGTATGATTCTCTGCTGGACCCCGCTGTATGTTGATCCTTTCCCCTACCTGCAGGTGAAATGTGGTACTGGACACATTAGTAAAATCATGTTCTACTTACCAGCTGCTGGTTTTCCAAGTTATCATGGATCAGGTAACCCTTTCAGAGCTCCCACACCTGTGACACATGACATTTCTTCTACCCTTTAtaacatgtcttttttttctttttaaaaatacaaagtCTAATATTCCCTTCCACTTTTTACATCTGTATTATTTGGAGAAGAGTGATTTTTGAAGTAGCCTAACAACCAATATGCAGTCAGTTATCTTTGTGTCATCAATAGCAACATTGTGTTCTATGAGCAGCTGCATTTCGTGACTACAGTCAGACACACTGATGGTAAAAAACGACACTAGCCAGTCATTATATGAGGACTTTGATAAAGCACATATTTCCTTCACATGACGGAAAGGCCAACCAATCAAACGCATTTACGTTCTTCCTATGAACCAATCAGAATCCGTACTCATACACTAATCCCGCCCCTCATTTGTTAGATTGAGCTCAGGTTCTGTGCTGTCATATTATTTAGCTAACCAGCACTAGCAGGCTAGCTAGGATGACACCAAACGGAATGGCAAGCGTTTGAGCAGTTTTTCTTAAATCCAACTGGAAACGAGTTAACACCTCTATTACAAGGCCTTTTACTGATCTAAAGGAAATCCGGTAAGTTACGTTGTTAAGGTTTCTAATGCGCAATGGCTAAAATAACAGGAATAGTTGTTAGCAAAGTCAGTGTAGCTTTTGAGCTAATGCTATATTTTATATTGAGGGAATCAGGGAAAACAGGTGGAATGGTCCACAGGTATGCGCAGTAACATGATTAGACGTAAGCCTCGAACGATTATTTAGTATAAATGACAGCTGTCAGCTAGAATTACATTAATGTTTGATATCTAGTGCTGTTCAGTAATGTTTGCTAACGTAGCATTGCAACTACAATCCGTGACGAATGACACGGTAACTCGATGTTCTGTCTGAAGTACGGCCACAATAATAGTAAATGTTATTGAAATTAAGACATTGGTATGAACTGTCACCGCCGCATATCACCATATTTTGGCAACGGAGCCATTTTAAATGTCGACAACAAtacagcagtttgtttacaAGTTAGTACGAAGCTAAGCTATCCCAAACAACCTTACCTTTCGTTGATTCCGGTGTAGTTATGTTTCTTCAGTTATAGAGGTGTGCTGCCAGGTTGCAATAACTATAGTTCAGGAGAAATAACGACATTAGACGTTTGATCTTAAGGGCATATGTGTGATCAGGTGAGATCTGTCTGACCACAagtgttgtttgtttcatgGGCCATTTTTCTACTACAACAGCGGATGGCCCGGACCGTGCTTGTCGTGGGACCTACATGAAAAGCGGGACACCAAACCGAACCTCTGAATGAGTAATGAACCTTAACCCTTTCTGGAGCATGTCTGCCAATACAAGTCGTAAGGTAAATAATCTGAGCAACTATTTGTTGGATATAACCTTACTGCAATATAATTCACACAGAAAGCTTGGATTGGGCGATTTATGTTTTATGTGGTTGATTGACCTGTTTGGCagctgcatgttaaaacatgacaGTGGTTTTCATAAGTTTTATTGACACTGGCATTAAGTCAGTTGGAGGTTTAACATTTATAATTGTGTTTAATATATTAAACAGGAAAGTTAATGGTGTGacttttgctgctgctgtcaaacaAGATGACATCAATATAACCAGCACTAGTACACTGTACTGTGTTGTGTTAGGTGTACAGAACTGCTTTTACTTTATACAAAACCAGTAAGTGTTATTTGTGTCAGTGGTTGAGTAGAGTTGGCTACCACTAGATTAGGATGCCACCAACAAGGGAGGGGAGTGGAATTTGGCATGCTGGTGCAACCCTTGTGAGGTAGGTAAGAGGTAAACAATGTGCTATGAGCATGGGTGGGAGTTTTTTTCTGCGTAGTCATGGATACATTTCTGTTGTCAAGTCTAACTTCAGTTGTTCATTCAAGCATTAGTTCATCACTTATTGTGAGCACAGTTAGGCTGTATTAGTCTTATCATTCTGAACAGCCTCAGAAAGATATAATGACACCTGTGGATTAAAGTGCCTGCTCATTAAGACGTAAATTCCTGATAAACTGTTAACCAGATGGACAGTGTAACCTGAGAGCCTGTTCACAGCACATGGTCACCACACTGGGCCACTGATCTTGTCTTGAGTGTGCATTATGCCACATAGTTTCAGCTTggcaacatcaacaacctgtcacgTTTGTTCCTCttgctctctttcctcctctctgtcctgtctacctcttcttcttctcctctactggccagctatcagcaggaaggttctcccttctTCTTTAGACCTACCGCTCAAGACAGCCTCTGCTGTATACAGTGCATCTGCTTTATTTACATAGCCCTAATGTGTAACAGCTTTTTTTCTATACAAAACAGCAGAGACCTGACAGCGAGGAACAGAGCGGGCACAGCGAGCAGAGAGCCAGCCCAGCCCGGTTGCCCTTTGGCAAAAAACAGCTTCCTCCCATTCCTAAGAATGCTACCCCCATTACAAAGCCTGCATCAACGGGCACTCCAGCCCAGTCAGCCAATGGCACACATGCCTCCTATGGCCCTTTTTACTTGGAGTATTCTCTGTTGGCAGAGTTGTAAGTATTGGTTCAGTTTCAGAATTTAAATTTCAgttggtttgtttttcatttttggcatttcttgtgttgtgtgtttgttaaatgcACCAACATGTTGATAACACTTATTTTCAAAACCCATAGGCACATGgtgtaaaaatgtctttaatatTGTACCTAATAAGTTCCAAATCGGGTTTTCTTCCCTTTGTTTTGATCTACTTCTTGCCATGTGATCTGCAGCACACTAGTGATTAAGCAGAAACTCCCTGGAATTTATGTCCAGCCATCCTACAAGTCTGCACTAAGTAAGGACCCCTCATTTTTTCCAAGTTCATGGAGTTTCACATACATATAAAATTGCAATTTAATTTTTGATTTAATGCTCATTATATTAGGTATCCTCTGGATTATGTTGATCATCTAAATTTTACCCATGTTGACAAGAGTAAAGGTTTCTGAAATGCCATATTTCTCCCATGGTTTAGTGTGGTTTGGAGTCATATTCATCAGGCATGGCTTGTACCAGGATGGTGTCTTCAAGTTCACTGTGTATATTCCAGACAACTATCCAGATGGAGAGTGTCCTGTAAGTATGTGTGTAGTAAAGTGACCGTTTGTTTCAGTCACTGCTGTACATCTTTCTGAAAAGTTCAGGCTTTTTTAACCTGATGCACTCGGGGGAGCAACACAAAGAAGGAGGCATACTCTGATAAAAGCTGTTTGGTGTATACAATCTTCCCTCATGGGAAACAGCTGGGGGAGAAAAGATGATGGACACTCAGCCTTAGGGTTTATTGGAAAAGGCTCTGTATCCATCCAGTCTCAATATGAAATTACTACCTGGAAATATATTCATAACAGTATTTAAGCTGTCAGCCCACCTCTTTATGTAAAATCGCTGACTCATACAGTTAAAATAATAGCTTTACAGTGCTGGAACAAGTGATATTTGACCAGTTATTGTAGAACCTACTATTTTTATTAGAAATGTCCTATGATAGTTCAACACAAAGTTTCAGGAGACCCTGTCTATGCTTTGTTCCAGAAATTAGTGTTTGACATCCCAGTCTTCCATCCGCTTGTTGACCCTGTGTCTGGAGAACTTGATGTCAGAAGAGCTTTCACCAAATGGA
This portion of the Parambassis ranga chromosome 3, fParRan2.1, whole genome shotgun sequence genome encodes:
- the aktip gene encoding AKT-interacting protein isoform X2 yields the protein MNLNPFWSMSANTSRKRPDSEEQSGHSEQRASPARLPFGKKQLPPIPKNATPITKPASTGTPAQSANGTHASYGPFYLEYSLLAEFTLVIKQKLPGIYVQPSYKSALMWFGVIFIRHGLYQDGVFKFTVYIPDNYPDGECPKLVFDIPVFHPLVDPVSGELDVRRAFTKWRRNHNHIWQVLMYARTVFYKINTTDPLNPEAAVLYEKDVQLFKSKVVDSVKLCNSHLFDQPKIDDPYAISFSPWNPSVHEEAKERMFTYKRRPEDHHKGTQVSGLSWVKPGSTQPFSKDDNPPQS
- the aktip gene encoding AKT-interacting protein isoform X1, which codes for MNLNPFWSMSANTSRKQRPDSEEQSGHSEQRASPARLPFGKKQLPPIPKNATPITKPASTGTPAQSANGTHASYGPFYLEYSLLAEFTLVIKQKLPGIYVQPSYKSALMWFGVIFIRHGLYQDGVFKFTVYIPDNYPDGECPKLVFDIPVFHPLVDPVSGELDVRRAFTKWRRNHNHIWQVLMYARTVFYKINTTDPLNPEAAVLYEKDVQLFKSKVVDSVKLCNSHLFDQPKIDDPYAISFSPWNPSVHEEAKERMFTYKRRPEDHHKGTQVSGLSWVKPGSTQPFSKDDNPPQS